The following are from one region of the Rosettibacter firmus genome:
- a CDS encoding lysozyme: MQASEKAIELIKKYEGLRLTAYRCPSGILTIGYGHTKTVKPGMTINKEMAELLLKQDLKDFEKAINELVKVPLTQNQFDALISFVFNIGTDKFKKSTLLKKLNEGNYKEAANEFLKWTKAISPVGLKELPGLVKRRNEEKKLFESND; this comes from the coding sequence ATGCAGGCAAGTGAAAAAGCAATTGAACTGATAAAAAAATATGAAGGACTCAGGTTGACAGCATATAGGTGTCCATCTGGAATACTAACAATTGGATATGGGCATACTAAAACTGTTAAACCAGGTATGACAATTAATAAAGAGATGGCAGAATTATTATTAAAACAGGATTTAAAGGATTTTGAAAAAGCTATTAATGAGCTTGTAAAAGTGCCTTTAACTCAGAATCAGTTTGATGCATTAATAAGTTTTGTCTTCAATATTGGTACAGATAAATTTAAAAAATCAACTCTATTAAAAAAATTAAATGAAGGCAATTATAAAGAAGCAGCTAATGAATTCTTAAAGTGGACAAAAGCGATTTCACCAGTTGGACTAAAAGAATTACCAGGATTAGTTAAACGAAGAAATGAAGAAAAAAAATTATTCGAGTCAAATGATTAA
- a CDS encoding Gp37 family protein, whose protein sequence is MITEIKNMIKSNLEAAVSNLPQQLRIPVEIPISIDQYKLSHPIGAYLVIYKGSSFKQKDVKNIIAQDRDIEIMVVVTARYREEMKPEEYLDYAIEQLSGYQTDSKRTVYCSQDEWLGEEAGIWSYAATFVVPVEFFQSN, encoded by the coding sequence ATGATTACAGAAATTAAAAATATGATAAAGAGTAATCTGGAAGCTGCAGTGAGTAATTTACCACAACAATTAAGGATACCAGTTGAAATACCTATCTCAATTGATCAATACAAATTGAGTCATCCAATTGGAGCTTATTTAGTTATTTATAAGGGCAGTTCATTCAAACAGAAAGATGTAAAAAATATTATTGCCCAGGACAGAGATATTGAAATAATGGTTGTAGTAACTGCAAGATACAGAGAAGAAATGAAACCAGAAGAATATCTTGATTATGCAATTGAACAACTTAGTGGCTATCAGACTGATTCCAAACGCACCGTTTATTGTAGCCAGGATGAATGGCTTGGAGAAGAAGCGGGAATATGGAGTTATGCAGCAACTTTTGTTGTACCTGTTGAATTTTTTCAATCAAATTAA
- a CDS encoding gp436 family protein has product MYINRDILIKYIDEQELIRLTDDQNLGAVNQQVLDEAINNAENEIDGYLIQLYDKSAFPAELPGILIQITVDLTIYNLYKRRYRLEMPESLVKLHEDTLQKLQRIAKGEIVLSLPKKSEAGFIKINKTSQDRLYDIDKLEML; this is encoded by the coding sequence ATGTATATAAATAGAGATATATTAATAAAATATATCGATGAACAGGAATTAATTAGATTAACAGATGATCAGAATCTTGGAGCAGTTAATCAACAAGTTCTTGATGAAGCTATTAATAATGCTGAAAACGAAATAGATGGATACTTGATTCAATTATATGATAAATCAGCATTCCCGGCAGAGCTACCGGGAATACTAATACAAATTACAGTAGATCTTACGATTTATAATTTATATAAAAGACGATATAGATTGGAGATGCCAGAATCTTTAGTAAAATTACATGAAGATACATTGCAGAAACTTCAGCGCATAGCAAAGGGAGAAATTGTTCTATCTCTACCCAAAAAATCTGAGGCTGGATTCATTAAAATTAATAAAACATCTCAAGATAGATTATATGATATAGACAAATTAGAAATGCTATGA
- a CDS encoding major capsid protein, which translates to MKLQQISAQDTLTQQVVTQMISRATVLEFAEFYSIIGNADYTRKAAAASGGQFRALDSDYPDNKISPAFANPILKILGDKVQVDRAHERRGLDIASVRARELMNFAQSLGKQFQKYFFNGQASATEFDGLKNIVPTSQKIVAATNGLSIPLGNDNTAKTSQQKFLELVNKLIRKIDGGAQVLFMNGDTLSRLTTIAREFIQWQVNQFGQLIPYFNGIPIRDAGYDKDGNLIIGFDETVGTSTDCTSIYAVRFGEGADLSIATNVGVEVKDLGLVGVHYTHSVEFDADIVLLNDKSVAKLEGIRLA; encoded by the coding sequence ATGAAACTACAACAAATATCAGCACAAGACACATTAACACAACAAGTAGTTACTCAAATGATCTCAAGAGCAACTGTACTTGAATTTGCAGAATTTTACTCTATTATTGGCAATGCAGATTATACACGTAAAGCAGCTGCTGCAAGTGGAGGACAATTTAGAGCACTTGATAGTGATTATCCAGATAATAAAATTAGCCCTGCATTTGCAAATCCAATACTTAAAATATTAGGAGACAAGGTTCAAGTTGATCGAGCACATGAAAGAAGAGGTTTGGATATTGCAAGTGTAAGAGCAAGAGAATTAATGAATTTTGCACAAAGCCTTGGAAAACAATTCCAAAAATACTTCTTTAATGGACAGGCATCGGCAACTGAATTTGACGGATTAAAAAATATAGTCCCAACTTCTCAAAAAATAGTTGCTGCTACGAATGGTTTAAGTATACCACTCGGGAATGATAATACTGCAAAGACTTCGCAGCAAAAATTTCTGGAACTTGTGAATAAATTAATACGAAAAATTGATGGTGGTGCACAAGTACTATTTATGAATGGAGATACTCTTAGTAGATTAACCACAATTGCGAGAGAGTTTATTCAGTGGCAGGTGAATCAATTTGGGCAATTGATTCCTTATTTCAACGGAATACCTATCAGAGATGCCGGATATGACAAAGACGGTAATTTAATTATTGGTTTTGATGAGACCGTCGGGACAAGCACAGACTGCACTTCAATTTATGCTGTTAGATTCGGTGAAGGTGCAGACTTAAGCATTGCAACCAATGTTGGTGTTGAAGTTAAAGATCTTGGACTTGTTGGTGTACATTATACTCACAGCGTTGAGTTTGATGCTGATATTGTATTATTAAACGATAAAAGTGTTGCAAAGCTTGAAGGAATTAGATTAGCATAG
- a CDS encoding terminase gpP N-terminus-related DNA-binding protein: MKNAALYEEAKRLYVNEGFSIDAIVELLKNHVSRKTLYNWKVANNWDDQRKAYQQENEDLQKEIKEIARIAIKEAKANPTPHNIYAVVKALSALKLMQGIQIIEDGNEEKVKNISKDTIEFIQKEILGL; this comes from the coding sequence ATGAAAAATGCAGCTTTATACGAAGAAGCAAAAAGATTATATGTAAACGAAGGTTTTTCAATTGATGCAATTGTAGAACTTTTAAAAAATCATGTCTCAAGAAAAACTCTATACAACTGGAAAGTTGCAAATAACTGGGATGACCAGCGCAAAGCTTATCAGCAGGAAAATGAAGATCTCCAGAAAGAGATTAAAGAAATTGCTCGCATTGCTATTAAAGAAGCTAAAGCTAATCCAACTCCGCATAATATTTATGCGGTTGTTAAAGCACTAAGTGCTCTCAAACTTATGCAAGGAATACAAATAATTGAAGATGGTAATGAAGAGAAAGTCAAAAATATATCAAAAGATACTATTGAATTCATTCAGAAAGAAATATTGGGTTTATAA
- a CDS encoding terminase large subunit domain-containing protein encodes MSNNINKYFLQYQINWLNDNSQIKVWEKSRRIGATYVQAYEDVRDVVLGNVPAVWFSSADESAAKEYILYCAQWAKLFDKGARDLGEQVLESDKSIKTFTIEFTNGKRINALSSNPKAFRSKGGKVVLDEFAFHNDAVQLWKAAKPVITWGYPLRILSTHKGKQSLFYKFVESIKTGKLNWSLHTTTIFDAVEQGLVDKIYKRPTTKEERDAWLKEQEENSFDRTTWLEEYCCTPVDEAIAFLSYEQIFAIEREGIIDDVILSLPDGKEAKNLYIGVDIGRKKDLTVIWIAEEVEKFLFTRKVIELERTPFKAQKEILFSYLSLPGFRRACIDATGLGMQLAEEAQDKFGRFRVEPITFTGKTKEELAYNLLRMVEDRQIFIPPDKNIREDLHSVRKVTTASNNIRFDVQQSEVSGHADRFWALALCCYAAKSNAGITFAKSKGKRESYKLIENF; translated from the coding sequence ATGAGCAATAACATTAATAAATATTTCTTACAATATCAGATCAATTGGCTGAATGATAACAGTCAAATTAAGGTATGGGAAAAAAGCAGACGCATCGGTGCAACCTATGTGCAGGCTTACGAGGATGTGCGTGATGTTGTGCTTGGTAATGTCCCGGCGGTGTGGTTTTCTTCAGCAGACGAAAGTGCTGCTAAAGAATACATACTGTATTGTGCTCAGTGGGCTAAACTCTTTGACAAAGGTGCTCGTGATTTAGGCGAGCAGGTTCTCGAATCCGACAAATCAATAAAAACATTCACAATTGAATTCACAAACGGCAAACGCATAAATGCTTTGTCCAGCAATCCAAAAGCATTTAGAAGCAAAGGTGGTAAAGTTGTTCTGGATGAATTTGCTTTTCATAATGATGCTGTTCAGCTCTGGAAAGCCGCTAAACCCGTAATCACCTGGGGCTATCCACTTAGAATACTCTCCACTCACAAAGGAAAACAAAGTTTGTTTTATAAATTCGTTGAATCAATTAAAACAGGCAAACTCAACTGGTCATTACATACAACAACAATCTTTGATGCAGTAGAACAGGGTTTAGTTGATAAAATCTATAAAAGACCAACCACAAAAGAAGAAAGAGATGCCTGGTTAAAAGAACAAGAAGAAAATTCCTTCGACCGCACAACCTGGCTCGAAGAATATTGCTGCACTCCGGTTGATGAAGCAATTGCATTCCTGTCTTACGAACAAATTTTTGCCATCGAACGAGAAGGAATCATTGATGATGTAATTCTGAGCCTGCCTGACGGCAAGGAAGCGAAGAATCTTTATATCGGTGTTGACATCGGCAGGAAGAAAGACCTCACTGTTATCTGGATTGCAGAAGAAGTCGAAAAGTTTTTATTTACACGAAAAGTAATTGAGCTCGAACGAACTCCATTCAAAGCACAGAAGGAAATTTTATTTAGTTACTTGAGCTTACCAGGATTTCGCAGAGCTTGTATCGACGCCACTGGTCTTGGTATGCAGCTTGCTGAGGAAGCTCAGGATAAATTCGGACGATTCAGAGTTGAGCCAATTACTTTTACTGGCAAGACAAAGGAAGAGCTCGCATATAATTTATTAAGGATGGTTGAAGATAGACAAATTTTTATTCCGCCTGATAAAAATATCCGGGAAGATTTACATTCGGTTAGAAAAGTTACAACTGCAAGTAATAACATAAGATTTGATGTGCAGCAATCTGAAGTAAGCGGACATGCTGACAGATTCTGGGCATTAGCACTTTGCTGCTATGCAGCCAAGAGCAATGCAGGAATCACATTTGCAAAATCAAAAGGCAAAAGAGAATCCTATAAATTAATTGAAAATTTTTAA
- a CDS encoding DUF935 domain-containing protein, with protein MDTKTLTSEIATRQNFEKIVTYWNMLPDPDPILRKIGKDITTYRELMTDPHLFSTIQQRKSGVLSLNWELQQLDSNQNEYDLINNFLNSINLENLIDQILNTPLFGFTVFEIIWKKDGSYLIPERIDEKPQEWFFFDQYNNLNYKKNFNPNLGTNEGEIINPLKFILVQHKPTYQNPYGERVLSRCFWPVTFKRGGLKFWITFTEKYGNPFLVGKLPRGSSQQDIDNLLSSLDNMIQDAVAVIPDDSSVEIKEAQRSSSVEVFKELMNFMNSEISKAILTQTLTTEVQDTGTYAASKTMGDMLEKVQQADKRIVERTINKIIDLIYQINFNSPNKPKFILYADEDVDKLLAERDQILVNTGIKFTKDYYIRNYNLLPDDFEINTSEASSFAEKEKVNEASSFENKDITDNIITQLPDKLLQLQIESTLKPVLSLIEKGESYETIMEELAKTYPAMSTNQLEDLLAKLLFISEIIGRNQL; from the coding sequence ATGGATACAAAAACTTTAACAAGTGAAATAGCAACCAGACAGAATTTTGAGAAGATAGTTACTTATTGGAATATGCTTCCGGATCCTGACCCTATTCTAAGAAAAATAGGTAAAGACATCACAACCTACCGTGAACTGATGACAGACCCTCATCTCTTTTCTACAATACAGCAACGTAAATCAGGAGTACTTTCTCTTAACTGGGAACTTCAACAACTTGATTCTAACCAAAATGAATATGATTTAATTAATAATTTTCTCAATTCTATCAATCTTGAAAATCTTATTGATCAAATTCTTAATACACCACTATTTGGCTTTACAGTTTTTGAAATAATCTGGAAAAAAGATGGCAGCTATTTAATTCCAGAAAGAATTGATGAGAAACCGCAGGAATGGTTTTTCTTCGATCAATATAATAATCTTAATTATAAGAAAAACTTTAATCCAAATCTTGGTACAAATGAAGGCGAGATCATTAATCCGCTTAAGTTTATTTTAGTACAACATAAACCAACATACCAAAACCCTTACGGCGAGCGTGTATTAAGCCGTTGTTTTTGGCCGGTTACATTCAAACGTGGCGGATTAAAATTCTGGATTACATTCACCGAGAAATATGGCAATCCATTTCTGGTTGGCAAACTTCCTCGGGGATCTTCTCAACAAGATATTGATAACCTGCTTTCTTCACTTGATAATATGATTCAGGATGCTGTTGCTGTCATTCCAGATGACTCAAGCGTGGAAATCAAAGAAGCTCAACGCTCCAGCTCTGTAGAAGTTTTCAAAGAGCTTATGAACTTTATGAACTCCGAAATCTCTAAAGCAATTCTTACTCAAACATTAACTACAGAAGTTCAAGATACAGGCACTTATGCTGCGTCTAAAACAATGGGTGATATGCTTGAAAAAGTGCAGCAAGCAGATAAGAGAATTGTTGAAAGAACTATCAACAAAATTATTGATTTAATTTATCAGATTAATTTTAACTCGCCTAATAAACCTAAGTTTATCCTTTATGCCGACGAAGATGTTGATAAACTGCTCGCAGAAAGAGATCAGATATTAGTCAATACAGGAATTAAATTCACCAAAGATTATTATATCCGCAATTATAATCTGCTTCCTGATGACTTCGAAATAAATACAAGCGAAGCTTCAAGCTTCGCTGAAAAAGAAAAAGTAAACGAAGCTTCCAGCTTCGAAAACAAAGACATAACCGATAATATAATCACCCAGCTCCCGGACAAGCTTCTTCAACTCCAGATTGAAAGCACTTTAAAGCCCGTTTTATCGCTAATCGAAAAAGGAGAATCTTACGAAACAATTATGGAAGAACTTGCAAAAACTTATCCGGCAATGTCAACAAATCAACTTGAAGATTTATTAGCAAAACTTCTATTCATAAGCGAAATAATCGGTCGTAATCAATTGTAG
- a CDS encoding phage minor head protein produces MPENIDIKLAIGLKPEQIIEYLKRKGYKISWNWQDTWKEAYTKAFTVAKAMRLDILSDIRNELQKAIDNGLTYQQFKENLKPTLKAKGWWGKVKAKDVPSDFPLPEDIDPEKEILLGSPWRLKTIYRTNIDVAYASGHYKAMIDNIDDRPYWMYNAVLDSNTRPSHRALHGKVFRADDPIWDKIYPPNDWGCRCSVIPLDNDDLKEMNIPRPSRLPNEEAEKFIKKLKPGKGWEYNPGKAALEFDNDFGKFSLYQLQPTFRDNNRPSIEELDDSYFIQQPDKFPSIKEIGKDNLWKLIEKEFDFWESIPSGKDNYAIIPTADNDLAVVSKNRLNYLLTKSDNREQFIPFIKPTLQDPFEVYLALYQSDKGFVEYRKHYIGLFKDKKKRSYFVVLRMEKDSTIFYNAFPYNLKDIDRVRKGKLIYTKKPR; encoded by the coding sequence ATGCCAGAAAATATCGACATAAAACTTGCAATCGGACTTAAGCCAGAACAGATAATCGAATATCTTAAACGCAAAGGATACAAGATAAGCTGGAATTGGCAGGACACCTGGAAAGAAGCATACACCAAAGCTTTTACTGTTGCAAAAGCAATGAGACTCGATATATTATCAGACATCAGAAATGAGCTTCAGAAAGCAATTGATAACGGTTTAACATATCAACAATTCAAAGAAAACTTAAAACCAACTCTTAAGGCAAAAGGCTGGTGGGGGAAAGTTAAAGCTAAAGATGTACCATCGGACTTCCCATTGCCGGAAGATATTGATCCGGAAAAAGAAATTCTTCTCGGCTCTCCCTGGCGTCTTAAAACAATTTATCGCACTAATATTGACGTTGCTTATGCAAGCGGGCATTACAAAGCAATGATAGACAACATTGATGATAGACCTTACTGGATGTATAACGCAGTACTGGATAGCAATACAAGACCATCTCACCGTGCATTACACGGCAAAGTTTTCCGTGCTGATGATCCTATATGGGATAAAATATACCCACCAAACGATTGGGGCTGCAGATGTTCTGTTATTCCACTTGACAATGACGACCTCAAAGAAATGAATATACCGCGACCTTCCAGATTGCCAAACGAAGAAGCTGAGAAGTTTATAAAGAAGCTTAAGCCCGGCAAAGGATGGGAATATAATCCAGGAAAAGCAGCACTTGAATTTGATAATGATTTCGGAAAATTTTCACTTTATCAACTTCAACCTACATTTAGAGATAATAATAGACCATCAATTGAAGAGTTAGATGATTCATATTTTATACAACAACCAGATAAATTCCCATCAATTAAGGAAATTGGTAAAGATAATTTATGGAAATTGATAGAAAAAGAATTTGATTTTTGGGAATCCATCCCTTCGGGAAAAGACAATTATGCAATTATTCCTACTGCTGATAACGACCTGGCAGTTGTTTCAAAAAATCGATTAAATTATTTGCTTACAAAATCCGATAATAGAGAACAATTTATACCATTTATAAAACCTACTCTTCAAGATCCATTTGAAGTTTATCTTGCTTTGTATCAATCCGATAAAGGATTTGTTGAATATCGTAAACATTATATCGGTTTGTTCAAAGACAAAAAGAAAAGAAGTTATTTTGTTGTGCTGAGAATGGAAAAAGATTCAACAATATTCTATAATGCATTCCCTTATAACCTTAAAGATATTGATAGAGTTCGAAAGGGGAAACTTATTTATACAAAAAAGCCCCGATAA
- a CDS encoding phage virion morphogenesis protein gives MNNEFKSPEIIELLKNKLSNKSKLMVAIAETMRSAVLKNFETEGSRIGKPWQRLSHQTIKQREKKGYWPGKILQKTGQLKRSIISSYGEDYAQVSTNLIYAAIQNYGGVIHRSTLKTYLKRKINLNPLTKSQLQYKAGSNKMSSIRIPARPFMQLNNQDIEKIKKKIIEALSADRQD, from the coding sequence ATGAATAATGAATTTAAATCTCCTGAAATAATTGAATTACTTAAGAATAAACTTTCAAACAAAAGCAAATTAATGGTAGCTATTGCAGAAACAATGCGTTCTGCAGTTCTGAAAAATTTTGAGACTGAAGGCAGCAGAATCGGGAAGCCCTGGCAGAGACTATCGCATCAGACAATTAAACAGCGTGAAAAGAAAGGTTATTGGCCTGGGAAAATATTACAGAAGACAGGACAGTTAAAAAGAAGTATTATTAGCAGCTATGGTGAAGATTATGCACAGGTAAGCACAAATTTAATTTATGCTGCAATACAGAATTATGGCGGAGTGATACATAGAAGTACTTTGAAAACCTATCTCAAGAGAAAAATAAATTTAAATCCGTTGACTAAAAGTCAACTGCAATATAAGGCTGGAAGCAATAAGATGAGTTCGATCAGGATACCGGCAAGACCATTTATGCAATTAAATAATCAGGATATTGAGAAGATAAAGAAGAAGATAATAGAAGCCCTGTCTGCCGACAGGCAGGATTGA
- a CDS encoding regulatory protein GemA, which produces MEINKAQIAKIHALKSQLKLSDEEYSAALGSYGVTTSKDLSYEQASDLIKKLVKLLPQYLEYKEKKKYKKYDELGIRWNEKLKQHYATPKQLRMLEAMWMTSPRVENKTEDAFRKFCKRITGIDRIEWLMMNDVRKIKKAIENL; this is translated from the coding sequence ATGGAAATAAATAAAGCTCAAATAGCTAAGATACACGCATTAAAAAGCCAGTTAAAATTATCTGACGAAGAATATAGTGCTGCGTTGGGAAGTTATGGAGTTACTACCAGTAAGGATTTAAGTTATGAGCAGGCATCAGACTTAATAAAAAAACTTGTTAAACTATTGCCACAATATTTGGAATATAAAGAAAAGAAAAAATATAAGAAATATGATGAACTTGGAATAAGATGGAATGAAAAACTGAAGCAGCACTATGCAACGCCTAAACAACTGAGAATGCTTGAGGCGATGTGGATGACATCGCCGAGAGTTGAAAATAAAACAGAGGATGCATTTAGAAAGTTTTGTAAAAGAATAACAGGAATTGATAGAATTGAGTGGCTAATGATGAATGATGTGAGAAAAATTAAAAAAGCAATTGAGAATTTATGA
- a CDS encoding AAA family ATPase, which translates to MRSEKNNNVNKNGVNMNKNNENLPMMEGNILNKLRDYIERKEVSINRIAKQIGYSASVISTYLQGKYPGDVQKLEWAIASFLMRQEEIEAMPKEMIPFCPITNAELLFQTAKIAHLDQEIGVVIGEAGTGKTKAAKEYAKQNPDVVLIEADLSYTTKVFFRELHKKLGMDGNGGIYDLFTDCCEKLKDSNRLIIIDEAENLPYRALDMVRRLYDKANVGILLIGLPRLIANLRGKRGEFKQLYSRVGIVTQLEDWSESDAKLIIQTVFPSTNGVYKTFYELSKGNGRKLEKLILRTSRAARTSKKEITDKLVKSAAEVLML; encoded by the coding sequence TTGCGGAGTGAAAAAAACAATAACGTTAACAAAAATGGAGTTAACATGAACAAAAATAATGAAAATCTTCCTATGATGGAAGGAAATATTTTAAATAAGCTTCGTGATTATATCGAACGAAAAGAAGTTTCGATAAATAGAATTGCGAAGCAAATCGGCTACAGTGCCAGCGTCATCTCAACATATCTTCAAGGTAAATATCCGGGTGATGTACAAAAACTTGAATGGGCAATTGCTTCATTTCTTATGCGACAGGAAGAAATTGAGGCAATGCCCAAAGAGATGATTCCATTTTGCCCAATTACTAATGCAGAATTGCTATTCCAAACAGCAAAGATTGCACACCTGGATCAAGAGATTGGAGTAGTAATAGGAGAGGCCGGCACGGGTAAAACAAAAGCAGCAAAGGAATATGCAAAGCAAAATCCAGACGTAGTACTAATAGAAGCTGATTTAAGTTATACTACAAAAGTTTTCTTCCGAGAACTTCATAAGAAGCTTGGAATGGATGGTAATGGTGGAATATATGATTTATTTACAGATTGTTGCGAGAAGCTGAAGGATAGTAATAGACTTATAATCATTGATGAAGCTGAAAATTTACCTTACAGAGCATTGGATATGGTCCGCAGACTTTATGATAAAGCAAATGTTGGAATATTGCTAATTGGTTTACCGAGATTGATTGCAAATCTAAGAGGTAAACGAGGTGAATTCAAGCAATTATATAGCCGTGTAGGGATAGTGACGCAGCTTGAAGACTGGAGTGAAAGCGATGCAAAGTTAATAATTCAGACAGTATTTCCATCAACAAACGGCGTTTATAAAACCTTTTATGAGCTTTCGAAAGGCAATGGAAGAAAGCTTGAAAAATTAATTTTAAGAACATCAAGGGCAGCAAGAACCAGTAAGAAAGAAATTACAGATAAATTGGTTAAATCTGCTGCGGAGGTGTTGATGTTATGA